GTCTTTTCTACGGTATACAACACTTATCATTCCACTTTCTAAGTTAATGAATAACAACGTAGTTAAATCCATTAAATCCATATGCATAACAGCATCACTCACAGTCATTCTGAGTAATGGAGATTGTCTCTCTGCTACAACGATTGGACATTCATCCAAAACTTCATGATCACTTGCTGCAAGCACATATTTAGTTGCCATTAGTTCATCAAGCACTTCAGGATCTCTAACACTGCGCACTTTATGCTTATCCTTGAAACGCTCTTTGTATTTTTGCAATTGCCTCTCTGCTTTCTGTATAGCGCCATCTACACTATTATACGGATCTGCATCTTCGTTATTACTTTTTATTACAACGCCACGCCCAGTACCATCGTTCACTATAACGTTCGAGTGAAACATACTGTTATTTTTAGAAATTGTAACATGAGCACTAATTGCGTTCTCAAAGTATCTCTTAACTCTGGACTTCAGGTTTTCTTCTACATGAACACGCAAGGAATCACCTATACTAATATGTTTTCCGGTTATTATGACTTCCATCTGTATTTTCTCCAAACATTAAAAATCTTTGATCACAAGTAGTATATATTTGTCATACTTTTCAAAATTAGCGTCTTTAAAATGCTCCTTATGTATTTTGTATACAACACAAATTACTGATTAATAACTAAAAGTGTATGGCAGATTTTTCGATAGCACAAAGAGATGCATATATACAAGTTTTGTCACTTTAGTAATGACTTACAACATATCTGCCATACAAAGATCGTTGAATTTATACATTTTGAAAATTTTAGGAAGGTCACTCCTGACTCAATTTTCGCACACATCTAGAGGAGTTGCCAATTATTTTATAATTAACAACTCGCGTTTCTTAGCTCTTTTTAAAATCTAAGTTTAAATATAAATCAGATATATACTCTCTAAATCAAAATGCATTGATAAAAAATAACACTTTTTAGCATTTTTAGTAAAGCAAGCTTTATTCAAACCTTATCTTAAGACTTCATTCCTTTG
This region of Candidatus Lariskella endosymbiont of Epinotia ramella genomic DNA includes:
- the hpf gene encoding ribosome hibernation-promoting factor, HPF/YfiA family — protein: MEVIITGKHISIGDSLRVHVEENLKSRVKRYFENAISAHVTISKNNSMFHSNVIVNDGTGRGVVIKSNNEDADPYNSVDGAIQKAERQLQKYKERFKDKHKVRSVRDPEVLDELMATKYVLAASDHEVLDECPIVVAERQSPLLRMTVSDAVMHMDLMDLTTLLFINLESGMISVVYRRKDGKIAWIETQIPYMVK